A genomic region of Arvicola amphibius chromosome X, mArvAmp1.2, whole genome shotgun sequence contains the following coding sequences:
- the LOC119804526 gene encoding histone H2A-Bbd type 2/3-like, whose amino-acid sequence MPRTRESSHQGSSSHPSHTSRAQLTFSVSLVEHHLRESSHAPWLSEGSPIFLTAILEFLIHRLLKLAGNEVQHRSAQRLITPELMDMAVYNRTQLSDLFQFIIISKVTPAH is encoded by the coding sequence ATGCCCAGGACCAGAGAAAGCAGCCATCAAGGATCATCATCTCATCCTTCCCACACCTCCAGAGCTCAGCTCACCTTTTCTGTGAGCCTGGTGGAACACCACCTGAGGGAGAGCAGTCATGCTCCATGGCTGAGTGAAGGGTCACCCATCTTCCTGACTGCCATCCTGGAGTTCCTGATCCATAGACTTCTGAAACTGGCAGGCAATGAGGTTCAACACAGAAGTGCCCAGAGGCTCATTACTCCAGAGCTCATGGACATGGCTGTCTACAATAGAACACAACTCAGCGACCTGTTCCAATTCATCATTATCTCCAAGGTGACCCCAGCTCATTAA